The following coding sequences lie in one Montipora foliosa isolate CH-2021 chromosome 11, ASM3666993v2, whole genome shotgun sequence genomic window:
- the LOC137975731 gene encoding glutamate receptor ionotropic, NMDA 2A-like isoform X2: MYASMLPTEDLQARVLTDLIMEFEESRFACITTESSLEDPFLWHLSQYISSDGSQGKSPRCLVLNSGISVEEFSAHLEDIHAGDIHLIVVHCKSNESVEILSMVRTLNFKIHYQDFVWVFTDKAVGAEAKDFPEGSIGILKTQETEKNGMLKLYRGLLKDCVRLLANGLKHSLDSSSHCSKPKCLEGNHFNAFKRRLYREIINQSFPGETGPVQFCSHGERIAFQFTIVKAMRAPEGGLHWCVMGHDYPQWNQGSGPRIFEPFLPKDLPRPRHLRIVSIDHAPFTVVHGVDYSSRLGTSCPSGSVPCEKYISRDKDLLGGDEDKMRASKIDSKIMQCCYGAMIDILIILKEMEKFTFDLYLVADGKYGSVDPETNQMNGMIGDVSRGSADLALGFITITEGRSTYVDFTTPYMGTGLIFLVKKTKSKNENFAESISDMRLMSSFSTDLWFSCLAAFFTVVVSVWLIEKSYYRNHKSSHLLPFEFIMYVYGNIFQVPLTKVQAKSFSVSFVMLVANFAGLILVSSYTANLLASLITVDEVNVVSGIGDPKLVDPPEGFTFGTLKDTSIEDFFRNSQNSRLRKIYENMKKHSVDYFPDGVKKVISGELTAFISESSTGYDDPNCTLKEDGIGFELAGLAFALQKNSSWTASISRAIHKLKAQDTITEIFNKWTTSRCKTSQQSVVAHRMGLDEFEGFLFNTAMITVGCFLILLLEVFFYRRITRAKRSFSPQQNETDLNAAKLPRVSTMTSIILND, translated from the exons ATGTATGCATCAATGCTGCCCACGGAGGACTTACAGGCCAGAGTTCTCACCGACCTAATAATGGAGTTCGAGGAAAGCAGATTCGCTTGCATTACAACCGAATCATCTCTGGAAGACCCTTTTCTCTGGCACCTTTCTCAGTACATATCAAGTGATGGATCACAGGGAAAATCACCTCGGTGCTTAGTTCTCAACTCAGGTATTTCAGTGGAAGAGTTTAGCGCTCATTTAGAAGACATTCACGCAGGCGACATCCACTTGATTGTCGTCCACTGCAAAAGTAACGAGAGCGTTGAAATACTGTCGATGGTTAGAAcccttaattttaaaatacactACCAAGATTTTGTGTGGGTATTTACCGATAAAGCTGTTGGTGCAGAAGCCAAAGACTTCCCTGAGGGATcaattgggattcttaaaaCTCAAGAAACTGAGAAAAACGGGATGTTAAAGCTGTACAGAGGATTGTTAAAGGATTGTGTGAGGCTACTTGCCAATGGCTTGAAGCACTCTCTTGACAGTTCATCTCATTGTTCAAAACCGAAGTGCTTAGAAGGAAACCATTTTAATGCTTTTAAAAGACGCCTTTACAG GGAAATTATAAATCAGAGTTTCCCTGGAGAAACTGGACCCGTTCAGTTCTGTTCACACGGAGAGCGAATTGCTTTTCAATTCACTATCGTCAAAGCAATGAGGGCACCTGAAGGAGGGTTACATTGGTGCGTCATGGGACATGATTACCCGCAGTGGAACCAAGGCAGTGGCCCTCGTATATTTGAGCCTTTCCTGCCAAAGGACCTTCCGAGGCCTCGTCACTTGAGAATAGTTTCTATCGATCATGCGCCCTTTACAGTTGTTCATGGCGTGGACTACAGTAGTAGGCTGGGCACTAGCTGTCCATCTGGTTCAGTTCCGTGTGAAAAGTACATATCGCGTGATAAAGATCTATTGGGTGGCGATGAAGATAAAATGAGGGCATCAAAGATCGATTCCAAAATAATGCAGTGTTGTTACGGCGCAATGATAGACATTTTAATTATtctaaaagaaatggaaaagttTACATTCGATCTTTATTTAGTTGCCGACGGGAAATATGGATCGGTGGATCCAGAAACCAATCAAATGAACGGGATGATTGGCGATGTTTCCCGAGGATCGGCCGATCTTGCGCTCGGGTTTATAACGATTACCGAAGGACGCTCAACTTACGTCGACTTCACGACTCCATACATGGGCACAGGCTTGATATTTCTCGTCAAGAAAACGAAATCAAAGAATGAAAATTTCGCGGAATCAATAAGTGATATGAGACTGATGAGCTCGTTTAGTACAGATCTCTGGTTTTCGTGCTTAGCGGCATTTTTTACTGTCGTGGTGTCTGTATGGTTGATTGAGAAATCATATTATAGAAACCATAAAAGTTCTCATCTTCTACCCTTTGAATTTATAATGTACGTTTATGGAAATATATTCCAGGTGCCGCTCACGAAAGTTCAAGCCAAATCattttcagtttcctttgtaATGTTGGTAGCGAACTTCGCGGGTCTGATTCTAGTGAGCTCATACACTGCAAACTTACTTGCTTCTCTTATTACTGTGGATGAGGTCAATGTCGTGTCAGGAATCGGAGACCCAAAG TTGGTCGACCCCCCAGAGGGATTCACATTTGGAACATTAAAAGACACCAGCATTGAGGACTTCTTTAGAAATAGCCAGAATTCCAGACTAAGAAAGATATACGAGAACATGAAAAAACACAGCGTGGATTATTTCCCGGATGGAGTGAAAAAAGTCATATCAGG CGAGCTTACAGCATTCATCTCAGAATCAAGTACAGGTTACGACGATCCCAACTGCACTCTTAAAGAAGACGGAATCGGTTTTGAGTTAGCAGGCTTGGCTTTTGCATTGCAGAAAAATTCATCATGGACAGCCTCAATATCACGAGCCATTCACAAACTGAAGGCCCAAGACACCATCACTGAAATATTCAATAAATGGACAACATCAAGATGTAAAACCTCACAACAATCTGTCGTTGCGCATCGCATGGGACTTGATGAATTTGAAGGCTTTTTGTTCAATACAGCTATGATAACTGTGGGCTGTTTCCTTATTCTATTATTAGAGGTTTTCTTCTATCGCAGAATTACGCGCGCTAAGCGTAGTTTTAGCCCACAACAGAATGAAACTGATTTAAATGCGGCTAAATTGCCCAGAGTATCAACAATGACTAGTATTATTTTAAACGATTAG